In Nocardioides cavernae, a single genomic region encodes these proteins:
- a CDS encoding thiolase family protein — MSRPQREVVFVDGVRTPFGKAKGQYAETRADDLVIKSIRELLRRNPSLPPERVDEVAIAATTQIGDQGLTIGRTAALLAGLPQSVPGYSIDRMCAGAMTAVTNTASGIAFGAYDVAIAGGVEHMGRHPMGEGVDPNPRILSERIVNPDALVMGKTAENLHDRYPTITKQRVDEYAVRSQQKTKAAYDAGKIQPDLVPVATRSAEAGWGLATIDEPMRPETTMESLASLKTPFRSHGNVTAGNAAGINDGATAALLADEETARELGLPVKMRLVTYAFVGVEPEVMGAGPIPATEKALRLAGLTIDDIEAFEVNEAFAVQVLAFLEHYGIADDDVRVNPYGGAIAMGHPLASSGVRLMNQLARQFEERPEVRYGLTTMCIGIGMGGTVIWENPHWTGAAATPDSIGESK; from the coding sequence GTGTCCCGACCACAGCGTGAGGTCGTCTTCGTCGACGGCGTGCGCACCCCGTTCGGCAAGGCCAAGGGCCAGTACGCCGAGACGCGCGCCGACGACCTCGTCATCAAGAGCATCCGCGAGCTGCTCCGTCGCAACCCGTCCCTGCCGCCCGAGCGGGTGGACGAGGTGGCGATCGCCGCCACCACCCAGATCGGCGACCAGGGCCTCACCATCGGCCGCACCGCCGCGCTGCTCGCCGGACTCCCGCAGAGCGTCCCCGGCTACTCCATCGACCGCATGTGCGCCGGCGCGATGACGGCCGTGACCAACACCGCCTCGGGCATCGCCTTCGGTGCCTACGACGTCGCCATCGCCGGCGGCGTCGAGCACATGGGCCGCCACCCGATGGGCGAGGGCGTCGACCCCAACCCGCGCATCCTGTCCGAGCGGATCGTCAACCCCGACGCGCTCGTCATGGGAAAGACCGCGGAGAACCTCCACGACCGCTACCCCACGATCACCAAGCAGCGCGTGGACGAGTACGCCGTCCGCAGCCAGCAGAAGACGAAGGCCGCCTACGACGCCGGGAAGATCCAGCCCGACCTCGTGCCGGTCGCGACCCGCTCGGCCGAGGCCGGCTGGGGTCTGGCCACGATCGACGAGCCCATGCGCCCCGAGACGACGATGGAGTCGCTCGCCAGCCTCAAGACCCCCTTCCGCTCGCACGGCAACGTCACCGCCGGCAACGCCGCGGGCATCAACGACGGCGCCACCGCCGCGCTGCTGGCCGACGAGGAGACCGCGCGCGAGCTCGGCCTCCCCGTGAAGATGCGCCTGGTCACCTACGCCTTCGTGGGCGTCGAGCCCGAGGTGATGGGCGCCGGCCCGATCCCGGCGACCGAGAAGGCCCTCCGGCTCGCCGGCCTCACGATCGACGACATCGAGGCCTTCGAGGTCAACGAGGCGTTCGCCGTGCAGGTGCTCGCCTTCCTCGAGCACTACGGCATCGCCGACGACGACGTGCGGGTGAACCCCTACGGCGGCGCGATCGCGATGGGGCACCCGCTGGCCTCGTCCGGCGTACGCCTGATGAACCAGCTGGCGCGCCAGTTCGAGGAGCGCCCCGAGGTCCGCTACGGCCTCACCACCATGTGCATCGGCATCGGCATGGGCGGCACCGTGATCTGGGAGAACCCCCACTGGACCGGTGCGGCCGCGACCCCCGACTCGATTGGAGAGTCCAAGTGA
- a CDS encoding aspartate carbamoyltransferase catalytic subunit, with protein MKHLLSIDDLSTDEILQLFETAADMHDVQSREVKKLPALRGRTVVNMFFEDSTRTRSSFEIAGKWLSADVINVSAKGSSTSKGESLRDTVLTVCAMGVDGLVIRHPASGAAVQVSQWVDAAVVNAGDGMHEHPTQALLDAYTLQRHLGSLEGRHVAIIGDLTHSRVFRSNVQCLTRLGARVTVVAPPTLMPSGIGAWSAAAGFETSYDIDAVLPEADAVMMLRVQRERMSGAFFPSAREYTVGYGLTRNRLSLLKPDVPICHPGPMNRGLEIAADAADAAQSVVLEQVSGGLAIRMAVLYHLLAGDTWGGIA; from the coding sequence GTGAAGCACCTGCTCTCCATCGACGACCTCTCCACCGACGAGATCCTCCAGCTCTTCGAGACCGCCGCCGACATGCACGACGTGCAGAGCCGCGAGGTCAAGAAGCTGCCGGCGCTGCGGGGCCGCACCGTCGTCAACATGTTCTTCGAGGACTCCACCCGCACGCGGTCGTCCTTCGAGATCGCCGGCAAGTGGCTCTCCGCCGACGTCATCAACGTCAGCGCCAAGGGGTCGAGCACGTCCAAGGGCGAGAGCCTGCGCGACACCGTCCTGACCGTCTGCGCGATGGGCGTCGACGGCCTCGTCATCCGCCACCCCGCCAGCGGGGCGGCCGTCCAGGTCAGCCAGTGGGTCGACGCCGCGGTCGTCAACGCGGGCGACGGGATGCACGAGCACCCGACCCAGGCGCTCCTCGACGCCTACACCCTCCAGCGCCACCTCGGCTCGCTCGAGGGCCGCCACGTCGCGATCATCGGCGACCTGACCCACAGCCGGGTCTTCCGGTCCAACGTGCAGTGCCTGACCCGCCTCGGCGCCCGCGTGACCGTGGTCGCGCCACCGACGCTGATGCCGAGCGGGATCGGCGCCTGGTCGGCCGCGGCCGGCTTCGAGACGTCGTACGACATCGACGCGGTCCTGCCCGAGGCCGACGCGGTGATGATGCTGCGCGTCCAGCGTGAGCGGATGTCTGGAGCGTTCTTCCCGAGCGCGCGGGAGTACACCGTCGGCTACGGCCTGACCCGCAACCGCCTGTCGCTGCTCAAGCCGGACGTCCCGATCTGCCACCCGGGACCGATGAACCGCGGCCTCGAGATCGCCGCCGACGCCGCCGACGCGGCCCAGTCGGTCGTGCTGGAGCAGGTCTCCGGCGGCCTGGCGATCCGGATGGCCGTGCTCTACCACCTGCTGGCCGGGGACACCTGGGGAGGAATTGCCTGA
- the pyrR gene encoding bifunctional pyr operon transcriptional regulator/uracil phosphoribosyltransferase PyrR, translating into MPAPEETVTDPASGRADRTVLDARDISRALTRIAHELLERNKGATDLVLLGLHTRGVPLARRIAEKITAVEGTPVAVGELDVTMYRDDLRSQPTRRAHKTALPPGGIDGKIVVLVDDVLFSGRTIRAALDALADLGRPGAVRLAVLVDRGHRELPIRADHVGKNLPSALAERVSVRLAEVDGTDEVTIS; encoded by the coding sequence ATGCCTGCCCCCGAAGAGACCGTGACCGACCCCGCGAGCGGGAGAGCGGACCGCACCGTCCTCGACGCCCGTGACATCTCCCGGGCGCTGACCCGGATCGCGCACGAGCTGCTCGAGCGCAACAAGGGCGCCACCGACCTGGTGCTGCTCGGCCTGCACACCCGCGGCGTGCCCCTCGCCCGGCGCATCGCCGAGAAGATCACCGCCGTCGAGGGCACGCCCGTCGCCGTCGGCGAGCTCGACGTGACGATGTACCGCGACGACCTGCGCTCGCAGCCCACGCGGCGTGCCCACAAGACGGCGCTGCCGCCCGGCGGGATCGACGGGAAGATCGTCGTCCTCGTCGACGACGTCCTCTTCTCCGGCCGCACCATCCGCGCCGCGCTCGACGCCCTCGCCGACCTCGGTCGCCCCGGCGCCGTACGCCTCGCGGTCCTGGTCGACCGCGGGCACCGCGAGCTGCCCATCCGTGCCGACCACGTCGGCAAGAACCTCCCAAGCGCGCTCGCCGAGCGCGTCAGCGTTCGCCTGGCCGAGGTCGACGGCACCGACGAGGTGACGATCTCGTGA
- a CDS encoding class I SAM-dependent methyltransferase, translated as MSIGYATAYRAGIIPWEKASRQDRPTLEHLLDREEALRPDRLRSAIDLGCGRGANTKLLLDRGWDAMGVDNVRQAVDIAVRRNGLDDARFVIGDVRHLVHSGVGNRFDLFLDVGCFQSLGDADRTLMAGGVSELAAPDATVLIRTGGPRAWPVRPRQAVRHDIERAYRGWTVTAVSGIGSSDSTAPTRASSSRSGEWFRLTRT; from the coding sequence ATGAGCATCGGCTACGCCACCGCATATCGCGCCGGGATCATCCCGTGGGAGAAGGCGAGCCGTCAGGATCGGCCCACCCTCGAGCACCTCCTCGACCGCGAGGAGGCGCTGCGGCCCGACCGGCTCCGTAGCGCCATCGACCTCGGTTGTGGCCGCGGCGCCAACACCAAGCTCCTCCTCGATCGCGGGTGGGACGCCATGGGTGTCGACAACGTGCGCCAGGCCGTCGACATCGCCGTGCGGCGCAACGGCCTCGACGACGCACGCTTCGTGATCGGCGACGTGCGTCACCTGGTCCACTCCGGCGTCGGCAACCGGTTCGACCTCTTCCTCGACGTCGGCTGCTTCCAGAGCCTCGGGGACGCAGATCGCACCCTCATGGCGGGCGGCGTCAGCGAGCTCGCCGCGCCGGACGCCACCGTCCTGATCCGCACGGGCGGTCCCCGGGCCTGGCCCGTGCGCCCGAGGCAGGCGGTTCGCCACGACATCGAACGGGCCTACCGTGGCTGGACCGTGACCGCTGTGTCTGGCATCGGCTCGTCCGACTCCACAGCACCGACCCGAGCGTCGAGCAGCAGGAGCGGCGAGTGGTTCCGGCTCACCCGCACCTGA
- a CDS encoding PAC2 family protein, producing MADRLVHIVDDAEVLADAGDLTLVVVLTGFLDAGKSAELAARHLSDLAEGKVVATFDVDALHDYRARRPPVTFVRDHYTDYEAPRLVVRALRDTGGTPFLLLAGPEPDIRWEAFARAVREVVERFDVSRVVSMGAVPMAVPHTRPIAITPHANRPDLVPGESPWQGELRVPASAQALLEIRLGEWGIDALGFVAHIPHYLAQMEYPQAALVLLEHLEIGGHLTIDLGELREAAEITEAGVDRYLSTHDEVGDVVRGLEQQYDSFREAEAAGTSLLAGDGPLPTGEEIGRDFEAFLADLDDQSKDNGDDAGGWDGR from the coding sequence ATGGCCGACCGACTCGTGCACATCGTCGACGACGCCGAGGTGCTCGCCGATGCCGGTGACCTCACCCTCGTCGTCGTCCTCACCGGGTTCCTCGACGCGGGCAAGTCCGCGGAGCTGGCTGCCCGGCACCTGTCCGACCTCGCGGAGGGCAAGGTGGTCGCCACGTTCGACGTCGACGCGCTCCACGACTACCGCGCCCGCCGGCCCCCGGTGACCTTCGTCCGTGACCACTACACCGACTACGAGGCGCCCCGGCTGGTCGTCCGCGCGCTGCGCGACACCGGCGGTACGCCGTTCCTGCTGCTCGCCGGCCCCGAGCCCGACATCCGGTGGGAGGCCTTCGCCCGCGCCGTCCGCGAGGTCGTCGAGCGCTTCGACGTGAGTCGGGTCGTGAGCATGGGCGCCGTCCCGATGGCCGTGCCGCACACCCGGCCGATCGCGATCACGCCCCACGCCAACCGGCCCGACCTCGTCCCCGGCGAGAGCCCGTGGCAGGGCGAGCTGCGCGTCCCGGCGAGCGCGCAGGCGCTGCTGGAGATCCGGCTGGGGGAGTGGGGCATCGACGCCCTGGGCTTCGTCGCCCACATCCCGCACTACCTGGCGCAGATGGAGTACCCCCAGGCCGCGCTCGTGCTGCTCGAGCACCTCGAGATCGGAGGTCACCTCACCATCGACCTCGGGGAGCTCCGCGAGGCGGCCGAGATCACCGAGGCCGGGGTCGACCGCTACCTCTCGACCCACGACGAGGTCGGCGACGTCGTCCGCGGGCTCGAGCAGCAGTACGACTCCTTCCGCGAGGCCGAGGCGGCCGGTACGTCGTTGCTGGCCGGTGACGGCCCGCTCCCGACGGGTGAGGAGATCGGTCGCGACTTCGAGGCGTTCCTCGCCGACCTCGACGACCAGTCCAAGGACAACGGCGACGACGCCGGCGGCTGGGACGGCCGCTGA
- a CDS encoding acyl-CoA thioesterase yields the protein MAGSADELATLLDLERLEVDLYRGAQARTERQRVFGGQVAAQAVVAATRSVESQFVLHSLHSYFLRPGDTTVPIVYDVERIRDGRSFVTRRVSARQHGRPIYYMTANFQIPEPGLEHQDRMPEVPSPEQGMPLVELARSRGPEAAEHWEREWSALDIRHVGVTGQGLPEDPDQPARARLWIKVDGELAADPTVQQAAFTYASDLTLLGAALVPHGIHIASPRLQPASLDHTIWFHRPFRADEWWLYDQFSPFAGGARGLALARVFSQSGELVATVAQEGLIRVRDERV from the coding sequence ATGGCGGGCAGCGCCGACGAGCTGGCGACCCTGCTGGACCTCGAGCGACTCGAGGTCGACCTCTACCGCGGTGCGCAGGCGCGCACCGAGCGCCAGCGGGTGTTCGGCGGCCAGGTGGCCGCCCAGGCGGTCGTCGCCGCGACCCGCAGCGTCGAGAGCCAGTTCGTGCTGCACTCGCTGCACTCCTACTTCCTGCGCCCCGGTGACACGACGGTGCCGATCGTCTACGACGTCGAGCGGATCCGCGACGGGCGCTCGTTCGTGACCCGGCGGGTGTCGGCGCGCCAGCACGGCCGGCCGATCTACTACATGACCGCCAACTTCCAGATCCCCGAGCCGGGCCTCGAGCACCAGGACCGGATGCCGGAGGTACCCAGCCCCGAGCAGGGGATGCCGCTGGTCGAGCTGGCCCGCTCGCGCGGCCCCGAGGCCGCCGAGCACTGGGAGCGGGAGTGGTCGGCGCTCGACATCCGGCACGTGGGGGTCACCGGCCAGGGGCTGCCCGAGGACCCCGACCAGCCCGCCCGGGCCCGGCTCTGGATCAAGGTCGACGGTGAGCTCGCCGCCGATCCCACGGTCCAGCAGGCGGCGTTCACCTATGCGAGCGACCTCACCCTGCTGGGCGCCGCCCTGGTGCCGCACGGCATCCACATCGCGTCGCCGCGGCTCCAGCCCGCCTCGCTCGACCACACGATCTGGTTCCACCGGCCGTTCCGTGCCGACGAGTGGTGGCTCTACGACCAGTTCTCGCCGTTCGCCGGCGGCGCTCGCGGCCTCGCGCTGGCCCGGGTGTTCTCGCAGTCGGGCGAGCTCGTGGCGACGGTGGCCCAGGAGGGCCTGATCCGGGTCCGCGACGAGCGCGTGTAG
- a CDS encoding MaoC/PaaZ C-terminal domain-containing protein has product MTAPKTLTGEHGGLATLVRAALPAVPGVNRLPGIRKGLARDFTGLAYSREAVVVERARVDAYAAVCGFPRRDVVPVTFPHLLAFPLHMAIMSDADFPYAAIGMVHVENAITAHRAIGVGEALDVTTSVATPRPHARGVLLDFTTTVSGEGRTAWESTSTYLRRGRSVDGDAAQGLEVPDPPTGGVEWRLPADLGRTYAAVSGDANPIHLHPLTARALGFPRQIAHGMWTLARSVAAIENRLPDAVTVEAAFKKPVLLPSTVRYAAGQDDAGWTFAMTNPKDGSPHLLGRTTPA; this is encoded by the coding sequence ATGACGGCGCCGAAGACCCTCACCGGCGAGCATGGCGGGCTGGCCACGCTCGTCCGCGCGGCGCTGCCGGCGGTGCCCGGCGTCAACCGGCTGCCGGGGATCCGCAAGGGCCTGGCGCGCGACTTCACCGGCCTCGCCTACTCCCGCGAGGCGGTGGTCGTCGAGCGTGCCCGCGTGGACGCGTACGCCGCCGTCTGCGGCTTCCCGCGCCGCGACGTCGTACCCGTGACCTTCCCGCACCTGCTGGCGTTCCCGCTCCACATGGCGATCATGAGCGACGCGGACTTCCCCTACGCCGCGATCGGGATGGTCCACGTCGAGAACGCGATCACGGCCCACCGCGCCATCGGTGTCGGCGAGGCGCTCGACGTCACCACCTCGGTCGCCACGCCACGCCCGCACGCCAGGGGCGTCCTGCTCGACTTCACCACCACCGTGTCGGGTGAGGGCCGGACCGCGTGGGAGTCGACGTCGACCTACCTGCGCCGTGGCCGGTCCGTCGACGGTGACGCGGCTCAGGGCCTGGAGGTGCCGGACCCGCCGACCGGTGGCGTCGAGTGGCGCCTGCCCGCCGACCTCGGGCGCACCTACGCCGCCGTGTCGGGCGACGCGAACCCGATCCACCTCCACCCGCTGACCGCGAGGGCGCTGGGGTTCCCGCGCCAGATCGCCCACGGCATGTGGACCCTGGCGCGCTCGGTCGCCGCGATCGAGAACCGGCTGCCCGACGCCGTCACCGTCGAGGCGGCGTTCAAGAAGCCGGTGCTCCTCCCGAGCACGGTGCGCTACGCCGCCGGCCAGGACGACGCGGGCTGGACCTTCGCGATGACCAACCCGAAGGACGGCTCGCCGCACCTGCTCGGTCGGACGACCCCGGCCTGA
- a CDS encoding 3-oxoacyl-ACP reductase, which yields MSDRYQGFVSTPIGKLLVKNLGLPDPTRLERWSDGSPLVDGLVVLGGEGRLAETLPTTLDGLGIASASALEEGARAKALVFDATGITDTAGLVALQEFFTPLMRRLESCPRVVVIGTPPEQRTGSERVAQRALEGFTRSLGKEIGRGGTVQLVYVAPAADGATASTLAFLLSPKSAYVSGQVVRIGAHGAVTTDEVTDWTRPLAGKVALVTGASRGIGEEIARVLHRDGATVVGVDVPQAASELQTLMGELDGDHLVLDITAKDAPQRIAHHLREHHGGVDVVVHNAGITRDKKLANMAEDRWSSVVAVNLTAPELITRELLDQGVINAGGRIVGVASIAGIAGNVGQTNYATSKAGVIGLVDSLRDELSDGITVNAVAPGFIITQMTAAVPFATREVGQRLNALAQGGLPVDVAETIAWFAAAGSGAVNGNVVRVCGQMMLGA from the coding sequence ATGAGCGACCGCTACCAGGGCTTCGTGTCCACCCCGATCGGCAAGCTGCTCGTCAAGAACCTCGGCCTGCCCGACCCCACCAGGCTCGAGCGCTGGTCCGACGGCTCACCGCTGGTGGACGGGCTCGTGGTGCTGGGCGGGGAAGGCCGCCTGGCGGAGACCCTCCCGACCACGCTCGACGGGCTCGGCATCGCGTCCGCCAGCGCGCTCGAGGAGGGCGCTCGCGCCAAGGCCCTCGTCTTCGACGCCACGGGCATCACCGACACCGCCGGTCTCGTCGCCCTGCAGGAGTTCTTCACCCCGCTCATGCGCCGCCTCGAGTCCTGCCCGCGCGTGGTCGTGATCGGCACGCCGCCGGAGCAGCGCACCGGGTCCGAGCGGGTCGCCCAGCGCGCGCTCGAGGGCTTCACCCGCTCCCTCGGCAAGGAGATCGGCCGCGGCGGCACCGTCCAGCTCGTGTACGTCGCTCCTGCCGCCGACGGAGCGACCGCCTCCACCCTCGCCTTCCTCCTGTCCCCCAAGTCCGCCTACGTCTCGGGCCAGGTCGTCCGCATCGGTGCGCACGGCGCCGTGACCACCGACGAGGTGACCGACTGGACCCGCCCGCTGGCGGGCAAGGTCGCGCTCGTGACCGGCGCGAGCCGCGGCATCGGCGAGGAGATCGCCCGGGTCCTGCACCGCGACGGCGCTACGGTCGTCGGGGTCGACGTGCCGCAGGCCGCCAGCGAGCTGCAGACCCTCATGGGGGAGCTCGACGGCGACCACCTCGTCCTCGACATCACCGCCAAGGACGCCCCGCAGCGCATCGCCCACCACCTCCGCGAGCACCACGGCGGTGTCGACGTCGTGGTCCACAACGCCGGGATCACCCGCGACAAGAAGCTCGCCAACATGGCCGAGGACCGCTGGAGCAGCGTCGTCGCCGTCAACCTCACCGCACCCGAGCTGATCACCCGTGAGCTGCTCGACCAGGGCGTCATCAACGCCGGCGGCCGCATCGTGGGCGTCGCCTCGATCGCGGGCATCGCCGGCAACGTCGGCCAGACCAACTACGCGACCTCCAAGGCAGGGGTCATCGGCCTCGTCGACAGCCTGCGCGACGAGCTCTCCGACGGGATCACCGTCAACGCCGTCGCGCCCGGCTTCATCATCACGCAGATGACCGCCGCCGTTCCGTTCGCGACCCGCGAGGTCGGCCAGCGCCTCAACGCCCTGGCGCAGGGCGGCCTGCCGGTCGACGTCGCCGAGACGATCGCATGGTTCGCGGCCGCCGGATCGGGCGCGGTCAACGGCAACGTCGTGCGCGTCTGCGGCCAGATGATGCTGGGCGCCTGA
- a CDS encoding acetyl-CoA C-acetyltransferase: MQPTTRPVAVVGGNRIPFARSNTVYAGVSNQEMLTAAIDGLVDRFELRGERLGEVVAGAVLKHSRDFNLTRECVLGSRLAPETPATDIQQACGTGLQAAIQVANKIALGVIDAGVAGGTDTTSDAPVAISDKLRRKLMKVNSAKDTASRLKALGAIRPGDIGLDIPQNGEPRTRLSMGEHAALTALEWRITREAQDELAARSHHNLARSYEEGFHDDLVTAFRGVERDNNLRPDSTVEKLANLKPVFGKGSAATMTAGNSTPLSDGASAVLLSSDEWAQERGLPVLAHLVDAETAAVDYVNGHEGLLMAPAYAVPRMLERNGLTLQDFDYYEIHEAFASQVLSTLAAWEDPVFCKERLGLDAPLGSIDLDSLNVNGSSLAAAHPFAATGGRIIPVAAKLLAQKAESTGKGGRALISICAAGGQGVVAILER, from the coding sequence ATGCAGCCCACCACCCGCCCGGTCGCCGTCGTCGGCGGCAACCGCATCCCGTTCGCCCGGTCCAACACCGTCTACGCCGGCGTCTCCAACCAGGAGATGCTGACCGCCGCCATCGACGGCCTCGTCGACCGGTTCGAGCTGCGGGGCGAGCGGCTCGGCGAGGTCGTGGCCGGGGCAGTGCTCAAGCACTCGCGCGACTTCAACCTCACCCGCGAGTGCGTGCTCGGCTCCCGGCTCGCCCCGGAGACCCCCGCCACCGACATCCAGCAGGCCTGCGGCACCGGTCTGCAGGCGGCGATCCAGGTGGCCAACAAGATCGCGCTCGGCGTCATCGACGCCGGTGTCGCCGGCGGCACCGACACCACGTCCGACGCGCCCGTCGCGATCAGCGACAAGCTGCGCCGCAAGCTGATGAAGGTCAACTCCGCCAAGGACACCGCGAGCCGGCTCAAGGCGCTCGGCGCGATCCGCCCCGGCGACATCGGCCTCGACATCCCCCAGAACGGCGAGCCCCGCACCAGGCTCTCGATGGGCGAGCACGCCGCGCTCACGGCGCTGGAGTGGCGCATCACCCGTGAGGCGCAGGACGAGCTGGCCGCGCGCTCGCACCACAACCTCGCCCGCTCCTACGAGGAGGGGTTCCACGACGACCTGGTCACCGCGTTCCGCGGCGTCGAGCGCGACAACAACCTGCGCCCGGACTCCACGGTCGAGAAGCTCGCCAACCTCAAGCCGGTCTTCGGCAAGGGCTCGGCCGCGACGATGACCGCGGGCAACAGCACCCCGCTGTCCGACGGCGCCTCCGCGGTGCTGCTGTCCAGCGACGAGTGGGCGCAGGAGCGCGGCCTGCCGGTGCTCGCCCACCTCGTCGACGCGGAGACCGCGGCGGTCGACTACGTCAACGGCCACGAGGGCCTGCTGATGGCGCCGGCGTACGCCGTCCCGCGGATGCTGGAGCGCAACGGGCTCACGCTCCAGGACTTCGACTACTACGAGATCCACGAGGCGTTCGCCTCGCAGGTGCTGTCGACGCTCGCGGCCTGGGAGGACCCGGTGTTCTGCAAGGAGCGCCTCGGCCTCGACGCCCCGCTCGGCTCGATCGACCTCGACTCGCTCAACGTCAACGGCTCGTCGCTCGCGGCCGCGCACCCCTTCGCCGCGACCGGTGGCCGGATCATCCCGGTCGCCGCCAAGCTGCTCGCCCAGAAGGCTGAGTCGACCGGCAAGGGCGGCCGCGCGCTGATCTCGATCTGCGCCGCCGGCGGACAGGGCGTCGTCGCGATCCTGGAGCGCTGA
- a CDS encoding M23 family metallopeptidase, giving the protein MGPTPRTTALVAAAAALSLLAPMAPAAARRSPVTAYQMPFPCGETWSGATRVGHSPSRYAIDWNRNPDLGAPVVAAAAGVVTTAQATPKGGYGRWVVVDHGNDETSLYAHLASVVVAVGQRVDQGAMVGTLGDSGNSSGSHLHFEEKVGRSVVPAVLNGAAYRDGAQTSLNCVDVPLAGDYTGGRVSEVAVFRRAKRSSFVFNSGATVRFGKAYDEPLLGDWNGDGQLDVGVRTPKVSRFKLKTPTGIVKIRWGLPSDMPISGDWDGNGTTEIGVRRAYDGTFHPRMADGTSTPVWLGDADDLPVTGDWDGNGTTDLGVFDQATATFTLRSVTTSGLSVLEVVQFGAAGDLPVTGDWNGDGVSDLGVWSPATATFTQGLGRAPTSARGVLRTIPFGNPRR; this is encoded by the coding sequence ATGGGTCCGACCCCCCGAACGACCGCGCTCGTGGCCGCCGCGGCAGCCCTGTCGCTGCTCGCGCCGATGGCGCCGGCTGCCGCGCGTCGCTCGCCCGTCACGGCGTACCAGATGCCCTTCCCGTGCGGGGAGACGTGGAGCGGTGCCACCCGGGTCGGCCACAGCCCGAGCCGCTACGCCATCGACTGGAACCGCAACCCGGATCTCGGCGCCCCGGTCGTGGCGGCTGCCGCCGGGGTCGTGACGACGGCACAGGCCACGCCCAAGGGCGGTTACGGCCGCTGGGTGGTCGTCGACCACGGCAACGACGAGACGTCGCTCTACGCCCACCTCGCCAGCGTCGTGGTCGCTGTGGGCCAGCGCGTCGACCAGGGCGCGATGGTCGGCACGCTCGGCGACAGCGGCAACTCCTCGGGGTCGCACCTGCACTTCGAGGAGAAGGTCGGCCGCAGCGTGGTCCCGGCCGTGCTGAACGGCGCCGCCTACCGTGACGGCGCCCAGACCTCGCTCAACTGCGTCGACGTGCCGCTGGCGGGGGACTACACCGGCGGCCGGGTCTCCGAGGTCGCCGTCTTCCGCCGCGCGAAGAGGTCGTCGTTCGTCTTCAACTCGGGCGCGACAGTGCGGTTCGGCAAGGCGTACGACGAGCCGCTGCTCGGCGACTGGAACGGCGACGGGCAGCTAGACGTCGGGGTGCGCACGCCCAAGGTGAGCAGGTTCAAGCTCAAGACCCCGACCGGCATCGTCAAGATCAGGTGGGGCCTGCCCTCGGACATGCCGATCAGCGGCGACTGGGACGGCAACGGCACCACCGAGATCGGCGTGCGCAGGGCCTACGACGGCACGTTCCACCCACGGATGGCGGACGGGACGTCGACCCCGGTCTGGCTCGGCGACGCGGACGACCTGCCCGTCACCGGCGACTGGGACGGCAACGGCACGACCGACCTGGGCGTCTTCGACCAGGCGACGGCCACCTTCACGCTGCGCAGCGTCACCACCTCAGGTCTCTCCGTGCTCGAGGTCGTCCAGTTCGGCGCGGCGGGCGACCTGCCGGTGACCGGCGACTGGAACGGCGACGGGGTGAGCGACCTCGGGGTCTGGTCCCCGGCGACGGCGACCTTCACCCAGGGCCTCGGCCGTGCGCCCACCTCGGCCCGCGGCGTGCTGAGGACTATCCCGTTCGGCAACCCCCGCCGCTGA